A single genomic interval of Parvularcula marina harbors:
- the astD gene encoding succinylglutamate-semialdehyde dehydrogenase, with protein sequence MTASGNLFIGNEWQQGGGQEFTSTNPANGETLWSGAYASPEQVSAAIEAAARAFEGWQRLSVDERYAYIERYSAIAAERKDEMARLISAETGKALWDAATEAGAIAGKAAVSLSAYHERTPTRDDGATRLSHRAHGVMAVIGPFNFPGHLPNGHIIPALIAGNTIVLKPSEITPAVAELMVSWWEEAGLPAGVVNLIHGGAAEANQLITDPVTAGIAFTGGIRAGRAIHQALGGHPEKILALELGGNNPLVAWDVADAAGAATIIARSAFITSGQRCTCTRRLIVEEGAKGQAIIDAVTDLIPRLRVGPPDGEPEPFMGPLIHDRAAQAVIDAQHDMVSHGAEEIVRSEHLNHGPAYVSPGLIDTTHWTARKDEEVFGPLLQVIRVPSFEEAVRTANDTRFGLAAGLLSDDAALWESFAKDIRAGIVNWNRQTTGASGKAPFGGPGLSGNHRPAGYYSADYCAWPMASMVQEGPLKDEMETKGLNA encoded by the coding sequence ATGACGGCAAGCGGCAACCTCTTCATCGGCAATGAATGGCAACAGGGTGGTGGGCAGGAATTCACCTCGACCAATCCCGCCAATGGCGAGACGCTGTGGTCGGGCGCCTATGCGAGCCCCGAGCAGGTCAGCGCCGCCATTGAAGCCGCTGCACGCGCCTTTGAAGGTTGGCAGCGACTGTCCGTTGACGAACGATATGCCTATATCGAGCGCTATTCCGCCATTGCCGCCGAGCGCAAGGACGAGATGGCAAGGCTGATTTCCGCCGAGACCGGCAAGGCGTTGTGGGATGCCGCGACCGAGGCCGGCGCGATTGCGGGTAAGGCCGCCGTCTCGCTCAGCGCCTATCATGAACGCACGCCAACCCGCGATGATGGCGCGACCCGGCTGTCACACCGCGCCCATGGCGTGATGGCGGTGATCGGGCCGTTCAACTTCCCCGGCCATCTGCCGAACGGGCATATCATCCCGGCCCTGATCGCCGGGAACACGATCGTCCTCAAACCTTCCGAGATCACCCCCGCCGTTGCCGAACTGATGGTCAGCTGGTGGGAAGAAGCGGGCCTGCCCGCCGGGGTCGTCAACCTGATCCATGGCGGCGCGGCAGAAGCCAACCAGCTGATCACCGACCCCGTTACAGCGGGCATCGCCTTTACCGGCGGCATCCGGGCAGGCCGCGCGATCCATCAGGCGCTTGGCGGGCATCCTGAGAAAATCCTCGCGCTGGAACTGGGTGGAAACAACCCGCTCGTTGCATGGGACGTCGCCGATGCGGCGGGCGCCGCCACCATTATTGCGCGCTCGGCCTTCATCACCTCCGGCCAGCGCTGCACCTGCACCCGCCGTCTGATCGTCGAGGAAGGCGCGAAGGGGCAAGCCATTATTGACGCGGTCACGGACCTTATCCCAAGGCTGCGCGTCGGCCCGCCCGATGGCGAGCCCGAGCCCTTTATGGGGCCGCTGATCCATGATCGCGCGGCGCAAGCTGTCATCGATGCCCAGCACGATATGGTCTCCCACGGCGCAGAGGAGATCGTCCGCTCAGAGCACCTTAATCACGGACCCGCCTATGTCAGCCCCGGCCTGATCGACACGACCCACTGGACGGCCCGGAAAGATGAGGAAGTATTTGGCCCCCTCCTGCAGGTAATCCGTGTTCCCTCTTTTGAGGAAGCGGTCCGCACCGCCAATGACACCCGCTTTGGCCTTGCTGCGGGACTTCTCTCTGATGACGCTGCCTTGTGGGAGAGCTTTGCCAAGGACATCCGTGCCGGGATCGTCAACTGGAACCGCCAGACGACAGGCGCATCGGGCAAGGCGCCCTTTGGCGGCCCGGGACTTTCAGGCAACCACCGCCCGGCGGGCTATTATTCGGCTGATTACTGTGCCTGGCCGATGGCCAGCATGGTGCAGGAAGGTCCGCTCAAAGACGAGATGGAGACAAAGGGGCTGAACGCATGA